The proteins below come from a single Mustela erminea isolate mMusErm1 chromosome 14, mMusErm1.Pri, whole genome shotgun sequence genomic window:
- the PNLIPRP1 gene encoding inactive pancreatic lipase-related protein 1, translated as MEILWTIALFLLGAVKAKEVCYEQIGCFSDSEPWAGTAIRPLKVLPWSPEKIGTRFLLYTNENPNNFQTLLPSDPSTIEASNFQTGRKTRFIIHGFIDKGEESWLLDMCKNMFKVEEVNCICVDWKKGSQTTYTQAANNVRVVGAQVAQLLGLLSANYSYSPSQVHLIGHSLGAHVAGEAGSRTPGLGRITGLDPVEASFQGTPEEVRLDPSDADFVDVIHTDAAPLIPFLGFGASQQMGHLDFFPNGGEEMPGCKKNALSQIVDLDGIWEGTRDFVACNHLRSYKYYSESILNPDGFASYPCASYRAFESNKCFPCPDQGCPQMGHYADKFAGKTSGEPQKFFLNTGDSSNFARWRYGVSLTLSGKTATGQVKVALFGNKGNTHQFNVFRGILKPGSTHTNEFDAKLDVGTIEKVKFLWNNHVVNPTFPKVGAAKITVQKGDEKTVHSFCSESTVKEDVLLTLTPC; from the exons ATGGAGATCCTCTGGACAATCGCGCTTTTTCTGCTGGGAGCAGTCAAAG CAAAGGAAGTTTGCTATGAACAAATCGGGTGCTTTTCTGACTCGGAGCCCTGGGCCGGGACTGCAATCAGACCCCTGAAAGTTCTGCCCTGGAGCCCCGAGAAAATCGGCACCCGCTTCCTGCTCTATACCAACGAGAACCCAAACAACTTTCAA ACTCTTCTTCCCTCTGATCCATCAACCATTGAGGCATCAAATTTTCAAACGGGCAGGAAGACCCGGTTCATCATCCATGGCTTCATAGACAAGGGAGAAGAGAGCTGGCTGCTGGACATGTGCAAg AACATGTTCAAGGTCGAGGAGGTGAACTGCATCTGTGTGGACTGGAAGAAAGGTTCCCAAACCACGTACACGCAGGCCGCCAACAACGTGCGGGTGGTGGGCGCGCAGGTGGCCCAGCTGCTCGGCTTGCTCTCG GCAAACTATAGCTACTCCCCTTCCCAAGTCCACCTCATTGGCCACAGCCTGGGAGCCCACGTggctggagaggcagggagcaggacTCCAGGCCTGGGCAGGATTACAG GGTTGGATCCTGTAGAAGCAAGCTTCCAGGGTACTCCTGAAGAGGTTAGACTGGATCCCAGTGACGCTGACTTTGTGGATGTCATTCACACAGATGCAGCCCCCCTGATCCCCTTCCTGG GTTTCGGAGCAAGCCAACAGATGGGTCACCTTGACTTCTTCCCCAATGGAGGAGAAGAAATGCCAGGATGCAAGAAGAATGCCCTGTCCCAGATCGTGGACCTAGATGGCATTTGGGAAG GAACTCGGGACTTTGTGGCTTGCAATCACCTGAGAAGTTACAAGTATTACTCAGAGAGCATCCTCAACCCTGATGGGTTTGCTTCTTACCCCTGTGCTTCCTACAGGGCCTTTGAGTCT AACAAGTGCTTCCCTTGCCCAGATCAAGGGTGCCCCCAGATGGGCCACTACGCTGATAAATTTGCCGGCAAAACAAGTGGCGAGCCACAGAAATTCTTCCTGAACACAGGGGATTCCAGCAATTTTGCTC GCTGGAGGTACGGGGTTTCTCTAACACTGTCTGGAAAAACAGCCACAGGTCAGGTCAAAGTTGCTTTGTTTGGAAATAAGGGAAATACTCATCAATTTAATGTCTTCAG GGGGATTCTCAAACCAGGCTCTACCCACACCAATGAGTTTGATGCAAAGCTCGATGTTGGAACGATTGAGAAAGTCAAGTTTCTCTGGAATAACCACGTGGTGAACCCAACCTTCCCCAAAGTGGGCGCAGCCAAGATCACGGTGCAGAAAGGAGATGAGAAGACAGT GCACAGCTTCTGCAGCGAAAGCACGGTGAAAGAGGACGTTCTGCTCACCCTCACGCCCTGTTAG